In Siniperca chuatsi isolate FFG_IHB_CAS linkage group LG16, ASM2008510v1, whole genome shotgun sequence, the following proteins share a genomic window:
- the trib2 gene encoding tribbles homolog 2, translating into MNIQRSNPINISRYGRSRHKSHDFEELSCLRTTESHQSFSPNLGSPSPPETPDSSHCISRIGDYLLLEPLEGDHVFRAAQLHSGEELVCKVFDIGRYQESLAAYFALGQHQHINQILEILLGETRAYVFFERSYGDMHSFVRTCKKLREDEAARLFYQIASAVAHCHDNGLVLRDLKLRKFVFKNEDRSLVKLESLEDTYILDGHDDSLSDKHGCPAYVSPEILNANGSYSGKAADVWSLGVMLYTILVGRYPFHDVEPGSLFSKIRRGHFNIPETLTPKAKCLIRSILRREPTERLTSREILEHPWFVASGALGGAAVHGRGEREQEQMVPEVNMEEELEQFFS; encoded by the exons ATGAACATACAGAGGTCAAATCCAATTAACATTTCACGTTATGGGAGATCGCGGCACAAATCGCACGATTTCGAAGAATTGTCTTGCTTAAGGACTACAGAGTCGCACCAGAGTTTCAGTCCCAACCTCGGGTCCCCCAGCCCGCCGGAGACCCCGGACTCCTCGCACTGTATCTCCCGCATCGGGGACTACCTTTTGTTGGAACCACTGGAGGGAGACCACGTTTTCAGAGCCGCCCAGCTGCACAGCGGGGAAGAGCTCGTATGTAAG GTTTTTGACATCGGCCGATACCAGGAGTCACTGGCGGCCTACTTTGCGCTGGGCCAGCACCAGCATATTAACCAAATCCTGGAGATCTTGCTCGGGGAGACTCGAGCCTATGTGTTCTTTGAGAGAAGCTATGGCGACATGCACTCTTTTGTCCGCACCTGCAAGAAGTTGCGGGAGGACGAAGCTGCCAGACTCTTCTATCAGATAGCCTCAGCTGTGGCACATTGCCACGACAACGGACTGGTCCTCCGTGACCTCAAACTGAGGAAGTTTGTCTTCAAGAATGAGGACAG AAGCCTCGTGAAGCTGGAGAGCCTTGAGGACACTTATATCCTGGACGGTCATGATGACTCCCTGTCAGACAAACATGGCTGCCCAGCATATGTCAGTCCTGAGATCCTCAATGCCAACGGCAGCTATTCGGGGAAGGCAGCTGATGTCTGGAGTCTGGGTGTCATGCTTTACACCATCCTCGTGGGGCGCTACCCTTTCCATGACGTTGAGCCTGGCTCTCTGTTCAGCAAAATCCGCAGGGGCCACTTCAACATCCCTGAGACGCTCACACCCAAGGCCAAGTGCCTGATCCGTTCCATCCTCCGCCGGGAACCCACAGAGCGCCTCACCTCTCGAGAGATTCTGGAGCACCCCTGGTTTGTCGCCTCCGGGGCACTAGGGGGCGCTGCGGTGCACggcagaggagaaagagagcaggagcAGATGGTGCCTGAGGTGAACATGGAAGAGGAGCTGGAGCAGTTCTTCAGCTGA